CCACTGGCGTGGTCATAACGCACGCTCTGCCCCTGTTCGACCACCTGATCGGCACGGCCACGCGCTGGCGGCGTCAGCAGATCGACGGCCACGCGGTGTTCGAGCATCCCGACCCAACCGCCCTCGCCCGCCTGCCCCACCACGAAGCGCGTGCCCAGCGCGCGAGTAGTCGCCCCGGCATACTCGACCACGAAAGGTCTGCGCTCGTGCGCCGACACCGGCGCGGCGCTGAACACCGCCTCCCCCGCCAGCAGGTGCACACGTCGCTCGCGGTCGTCGAAGGCCAGGGTGATGGCGCTGCGGCTGTCCAGGTCGACCAGGCTGCCATCGGGCAACGTCACGCGGCGTACTTCGCCGGCCACGGTGATGTAGTCGGCACGCCAGTCCAGCAGCAACTGCGGCGCCTGCGCGACACCAAACGCCAGCACCAGCAGTGCAGCCACGCCGGTCATCGCCCGGCGCAGGCGCGAACGTCGAGGCACTGGCCGGGCCAGGGTAGAGGGCGATGCGCGGCGCACAGGCGGCGCGATCTGCGCCAAGGCCCCCAGGTCGGCCCAGGTCGTGCGGGCGAAATCATAGGCCTGGGCATGCCGCGGATCGGCGGCGCACCACTGCTCCAGCGCCCGCTGCTGCTCATCGCTCAAGGGGCCGGCACTGTCGCGCACCGCCCACTCGGCGGCCTGCTCGCGAATCGCTTGCTCGGGCTGGTTCTCGCTGCTCACACGGTTCTCTCGCGATCTGGTTATGTCTGGGCTGACGTCCGAAGGGGCAATTGTCAGTAAACCGCTCGTCATCCACCGTCCTGCAGGCACTGCATCACATAGGCCAGGGCCTTGGCCAGATGCTTCTGCACGGAGCTGTCGGAAATCCCCAGGTGGCGGGCGACCTCGGCGTGGGTCATGCCTTCCAGGCGGTTGAGACGAAACACCTGCTGGGTGCGCTCGGGAAGCTCTTCGAGCATGGTTTGCAGGCGCCGCAGATGCTGCTCGCGCGCCGCCTGCTCCTCAAGCCCTGGGCGTTCTTCGACGATGCCTTCGAGAGCCTCGTGGGGCACCGGGTCGGTCTTGCGCCGCTGCTGCTGGCGCAGGTGGTCGATCATCAGGTTGTGCGCCGTGCGGTACAGGTAGCCCGGCGTGTTTTCGATGGTTTCCTGGCGCTGCTGTTCGGCCAGGCGCAGGAAACTTTCCTGCACCAGATCGGCAGCGAGCTGCGGATCGCGCACCTTGCGCGTCAGCAGCCCCTGCAGGGTTTTCGCATGCTTGATGAACAAGCGCTTGAGGTCGGACTCCGCCACACGCACTCCAGCTGGTGGTCGCAAGGTGGCGGAATGCTACTCGCTACTGAGAATCACTTGCAAGAAGTGCGATCACTCGAACAGTGCGTCCAGGGCCTGCTCCAGACGCGTCACCGCAATCACCTGCAAGCCTGCCGGCGATTCCTTGGGGGCGTTGCCCTTGGGCACGATGGCGCGCTTGAAGCCATGCTTGGCCGCCTCCTTCAGGCGCTCCTGGCCGCTGGGCACCGGACGCACCTCGCCAGAAAGACCGATCTCGCCGAACACCAGCAGGCCATGGGCCAACGGGCGGTTGCGCAGGCTCGACATTACCGCTGCGAGCAGCGCCAGGTCAGAGGCGGTCTCGAGCACCTTGACCCCGCCGACCACGTTTAGGAACACGTCCTGGTCATGGGTGGGAATGCCGCCGTGGCGGTGCAACACCGCCAGCAACATCGCCAGGCGGTTCTGGTCCAGGCCCAGGGTGACCCGTCGCGGGTTGGCCAGGTGGCTGTCGTCGACCAGCGCCTGCACCTCGACCAGCATCGGCCGGGTGCCCTCCCAGGTGGCCATCACCACGCTGCCCGGCACCTCTTCCTGGGTGCGGTTGAGGAAGATCGCCGAAGGGTTGGAGACCTCCTTCAGGCCACGGTCGGTCATGCCGAACACACCCAGCTCGTTGACCGCGCCGAAACGGTTCTTCACCGCTCGCAGCAGGCGCAGGCGTCCGTCCGATTCGCCCTCGAAATACAGCACGGTGTCGACCATGTGCTCGAGTACC
The Pseudomonas putida genome window above contains:
- a CDS encoding RNA polymerase sigma factor, producing the protein MAESDLKRLFIKHAKTLQGLLTRKVRDPQLAADLVQESFLRLAEQQRQETIENTPGYLYRTAHNLMIDHLRQQQRRKTDPVPHEALEGIVEERPGLEEQAAREQHLRRLQTMLEELPERTQQVFRLNRLEGMTHAEVARHLGISDSSVQKHLAKALAYVMQCLQDGG
- the radA gene encoding DNA repair protein RadA, which produces MAKAKRLYGCTECGATFPKWAGQCGECGAWNTLVETMIESGGAAAPAGRAGWTGQQAQIKTLAEVSVEEIPRFTTSSTELDRVLGGGLVDGSVVLIGGDPGIGKSTILLQTLCNIATQMPALYVTGEESQQQVAMRSRRLGLPQDQLKVMTETCIETIIATARVEKPRVMVIDSIQTIFTEQLQSAPGGVAQVRESTALLVRYAKQSGTAIFLVGHVTKEGSLAGPRVLEHMVDTVLYFEGESDGRLRLLRAVKNRFGAVNELGVFGMTDRGLKEVSNPSAIFLNRTQEEVPGSVVMATWEGTRPMLVEVQALVDDSHLANPRRVTLGLDQNRLAMLLAVLHRHGGIPTHDQDVFLNVVGGVKVLETASDLALLAAVMSSLRNRPLAHGLLVFGEIGLSGEVRPVPSGQERLKEAAKHGFKRAIVPKGNAPKESPAGLQVIAVTRLEQALDALFE
- a CDS encoding FecR family protein codes for the protein MSSENQPEQAIREQAAEWAVRDSAGPLSDEQQRALEQWCAADPRHAQAYDFARTTWADLGALAQIAPPVRRASPSTLARPVPRRSRLRRAMTGVAALLVLAFGVAQAPQLLLDWRADYITVAGEVRRVTLPDGSLVDLDSRSAITLAFDDRERRVHLLAGEAVFSAAPVSAHERRPFVVEYAGATTRALGTRFVVGQAGEGGWVGMLEHRVAVDLLTPPARGRADQVVEQGQSVRYDHASGVRPWPEQNLQRATDWERGVLVFERQPLAEVVARLNRYRPGRLMVVDSQLAQREVSGVFRLDQLAAVGGVLSDELQAQRLELPGLTLIY